A stretch of the Glycine soja cultivar W05 chromosome 13, ASM419377v2, whole genome shotgun sequence genome encodes the following:
- the LOC114382056 gene encoding ABC transporter D family member 1-like yields the protein MSSLQLLQLTRRGQSFLASRRKTLLLASGILIAGGTAAYVQSRFRVNKHDLFGHCNGHNNDKEVTEEEVVKGVSAPKNKQKKGLKSLQVLAAILLSGMGKFGARDLLGLVVIAVLRTALSNRLAKVQGFLFRAAFLRRVPLFLRLISENILLCFLLSTIHSTSKYITGTLSLHFRKILTKLIHSHYFENMVYYKISHVDGRITNPEQRIASDVPRFCSELSEIVQDDLTAVTDGLLYTWRLCSYASPKYVVWILVYVLGAGAAIRNFSPSFGKLMSKEQQLEGEYRQLHARLRTHSESIAFYGGERKEETHIQQKFKTLVRHMYSVLHDHWWFGMIQDLLLKYLGATVAVILIIEPFFSGHLRPDSSTLGRAEMLSNLRYHTSVIISLFQSLGTLSISARRLNRLSGYADRIYELMAVSRELSLVNEKSSLQRNASRNCIREANYIEFDGVKVVTPTGNVLVDDLTLRVESGSNLLITGPNGSGKSSLFRVLGGLWPLISGHIVKPGIGSDLNNEIFYVPQRPYTAVGTLRDQLIYPLTEDQEIEPLTDRGMVELLKNVDLEYLLDRYPPEREVNWGDELSLGEQQRLGMARLFYHKPKFAILDECTSAVTTDMEERFCAKVRAMGTSCITISHRPALVAFHDVVLSLDGEGGWSVHYKREGSSTEVGIDTMKASETKRQSDAKAVQRAFSMSKKDSAFSNPKAQSYFAEVISSSPSMNHTIPPSVVPQLHCNTRVLPLRVAAMCKVLVPTVLDKQGAQLLAVAFLVVSRTWVSDRIASLNGTTVKFVLEQDKASFIRLIGLSVLQSVASSFIAPSIRHLTARLALGWRVRLTQHLLKNYLRNNAFYKVFHMANKNIDADQRITHDLEKLTADLSGLVTGMVKPSVDILWFTWRMKLLTGQRGVAILYAYMLLGLGFLRTVTPDFGNLISQEQQLEGTFRFMHERLCTHAESVAFFGGGAREKAMVESRFRELLSHSKYLLKKKWLFGILDDFITKQLPHNVTWLLSLLYAMEHKGDRASISTQGELAHALRFLASVVSQSFLAFGDILELHRKFVELSGGINRIFELEELLDASQSGDSINSSITSPIWDYHGKDAISFCMVDIVTPTQKMLARELTCDIEFGKSLLVTGPNGSGKSSIFRVLRGLWPIASGRLSRPSEDVDLEAGSGCGIFYVPQRPYTCLGTLRDQIIYPLSREEAQFQALKMHGKGEKHPDLRIMLDTHLQVILENVRLNYLLERDNNGWDANLNWEDILSLGEQQRLGMARLFFHKPKFGILDECTNATSVDVEEHLYGLANKMGITVVTSSQRPALIPFHSMELHLIDGEGNWELRSIKQ from the exons ATGTCTTCCCTTCAACTGTTGCAACTAACTCGGCGTGGCCAGAGTTTTCTGGCTTCAAGGAG GAAAACTTTATTACTTGCATCTGGTATCTTAATCGCTGGTGGAACTGCTGCATATGTGCAATCAAGGTTTAGAGTTAATAAACATGATTTATTTGGCCATTGCAATGGGCACAACAATGATAAAGAAGTCACAGAGGAGGAGGTTGTGAAGGGTGTTAGTGctccaaaaaataaacaaaagaaaggGTTGAAGTCACTCCAAGTTCTTGCTGCAATTCTACTATCTGGAATGGGCAAATTTGGTGCAAGGGATCTTCTTGGTTTAGTTGTGATAGCG GTGCTGCGAACTGCTTTGAGCAACAGGCTAGCTAAAGTGCAAGGCTTCCTATTTCGTGCTGCTTTTCTTCGACGTGTACCATTGTTTCTTCGGCtaatttcagaaaatattctttTGTGCTTCCTTTTGTCAACCATTCATTCTACGTCAAAGTATATAACAGGGACTTTGAGTTTACACTTCAGAAAAATATTGACAAAGCTTATCCATTCCCACTATTTTGAG AACATGGTGTATTACAAAATATCGCATGTAGATGGTCGGATAACTAACCCAGAGCAAAGAATTGCCAGTGATGTGCCAAGGTTCTGTTCGGAGTTGAGTGAAATTGTACAGGATGATCTAACAGCTGTTACTGATGGACTTTTATACACTTGGCGGTTGTGTTCGTATGCTAGCCCAAAATATGTCGTCTGGATATTG GTATATGTACTTGGAGCTGGTGCTGCAATCAGAAACTTTTCTCCTTCATTTGGAAAGCTTATGTCCAAAGAGCAGCAATTGGAAGGAGAGTATCGACAGCTTCACGCACGATTAAGGACTCACTCAGAAAGCATAGCATTCTATGGTGGAGAGAGGAAAGAAGAAACTCATATTCAACAGAAGTTTAAAACCTTGGTTAGGCACATGTATAGTGTGCTACATGACCATTGGTGGTTTGGCATGATTCAGGACTTATTATTGAAGTACCTTGGTGCTACTGTTGCTGTTATTTTGATtattgaacctttcttttctGGTCATCTAAGGCCTGATAGTTCAACTTTAGGGCGTGCAGAGATGTTAAGCAATCTTAGATATCATACTAGTGTCATAATTTCCTTATTTCAGTCTCTAGGAACTCTTTCTATCAGTGCAAGACGGCTCAATCGTCTCAG TGGGTATGCTGATCGCATTTATGAATTAATGGCTGTATCAAGGGAGCTAAGCTTGGTGAATGAGAAATCTTCCCTGCAAAGAAATGCAAGTAGAAATTGCATACGTGAAGCTAACTACATTGAATTTGATGGTGTCAAG GTTGTAACACCCACTGGTAATGTCTTGGTGGATGATCTGACTCTTAGGGTTGAATCAGGATCTAATCTTTTGATTACAG GTCCaaatggcagtggaaaaagctCCCTTTTCCGGGTTCTAGGTGGTCTTTGGCCATTGATATCTGGACATATTGTGAAACCTGGAATTGGCTCTGATCTTAATAATGAGATTTTCTATGTGCCGCAAAGGCCATACACTGCTGTAGGAACACTTCGAGATCAGTTGATTTATCCTCTTACTGAAGATCAAGAGATTGAACCACTCACAGATCGTGGGATGGTGGAGCTgctaaaaaat GTTGACCTTGAATACCTGTTGGACCGTTACCCGCCTGAAAGGGAGGTAAACTGGGGTGATGAACTGTCATTGGGTGAGCAACAGAGATTAGGCATGGCAAGACTTTTCTATCATAAGCCTAAATTTGCAATTCTAGATGAGTGCACAAGTGCTGTCACTACTGATATGGAAGAACGATTTTGCGCTAAAGTTAGGGCCATGGGAACATCATGCATTACCATATCACATCGTCCAGCATTGGTTGCTTTCCATGATGTGGTTTTATCCTTAGATGGTGAAGGAGGATGGAGTGTTCATTATAAAAG GGAGGGCTCTTCTACTGAAGTGGGGATTGATACGATGAAGGCATCAGAAACAAAACGACAGAGTGATGCAAAGGCAGTTCAACGTGCATTTTCCATGagcaaaaag GATTCTGCATTTTCAAATCCAAAGGCACAGTCATATTTTGCGGAGGTGATATCATCATCTCCATCTATGAATCATACAATTCCACCATCTGTTGTTCCCCAACTCCATTGTAATACAAGGGTATTGCCATTGAGAGTAGCTGCCATGTGCAAAGTATTG GTACCCACTGTACTTGATAAACAAGGTGCACAACTGCTTGCTGTCGCTTTTCTTGTCGTTTCAAGAACATGGGTCTCAGATCGTATTGCATCACTAAATG GTACCACTGTGAAGTTTGTTTTGGAGCAGGATAAAGCTTCCTTTATTCGGTTAATTGGTTTAAGTGTTCTTCAAAGTGTTGCATCTTCTTTCATTGCTCCTTCTATAAG GCACTTGACAGCCAGGCTGGCTCTGGGGTGGCGGGTTCGTTTGACACAACATCTACTAAAAAACTACTTAAGAAACAATGCATTCTACAAG gtcTTTCACATGGCAAACAAAAATATTGACGCAGATCAGAGGATAACTCACGACTTGGAGAAGTTAACAGCAGACTTGTCTGGATTGGTCACCGGAATGGTAAAGCCATCTGTGGATATTTTGTG GTTCACATGGAGAATGAAACTATTAACAGGTCAGAGGGGGGTTGCCATACTCTATGCTTACATGTTACTTGGTCTGGGATTTTTAAGAACTGTTACTCCTGATTTTGGCAATTTGATAAGCCAAGAACAACAACTTGAAGGAACCTTTAG GTTCATGCATGAAAGACTCTGTACTCATGCTGAATCAGTTGCTTTCTTTGGAGGTGGAGCTCGAGAAAAAGCT ATGGTTGAATCAAGATTCAGAGAGCTTCTCTCCCACTCTAAAtaccttttaaaaaagaaatggcTGTTTGGTATACTGGATGATTTTATCACAAAGCAACTCCCTCATAATGTGACTTGGTTGCTGAGCTTATTATATGCTATGGAACATAAGGGAGACCGTGCTTCGATAAGTACTCAGG GTGAGCTGGCACATGCATTGAGGTTCTTAGCATCtgttgtttctcaaagcttTTTAGCTTTTGGAGATATTCTAGAATTGCACAGAAAGTTTGTAGAACTTTCTGGTGGTATTAATCGGATTTTTGAGCTTGAAGAACTTCTGGATGCATCACAGTCTG GGGACTCCATCAATAGTAGTATTACATCTCCAATATGGGATTATCATGGTAAAGATGCTATTTCCTTTTGTATGGTTGATATTGTAACCCCTACCCAGAAGATGTTGGCCAGGGAGTTGACATGTGACATTGAGTTTGGTAAAAGCCTGCTTGTTACTG GTCCAAATGGAAGTGGAAAAAGTTCCATTTTCAGAGTTCTTAGAGGACTTTGGCCAATTGCAAGTGGAAGACTCTCTAGACCATCTGAGGATGTGGATCTAGAGGCTGGATCAGGTTGTGGCATCTTCTATGTTCCTCAGCGGCCTTACACATGCTTGGGAACATTGCGGGATCAAATTATATACCCATTGTCCCGTGAAGAAGCACAGTTTCAAGCATTGAAGATGCATGGAAAAG GTGAAAAACATCCTGACCTTAGAATAATGTTGGACACACACTTGCAAGTTATCCTAGAGAATGTTAGGTTGAATTATCTTCTAGAAAGAGACAATAATGGCTGGGATGCAAATCTAAACTGGGAAGACATTCTCTCTCTTGGAGAACAGCAGAGATTAGGCATG GCACGCTTGTTCTTCCATAAGCCTAAATTTGGTATCCTGGACGAGTGTACCAA TGCAACAAGCGTTGATGTGGAAGAACACCTATATGGGCTAGCGAACAAAATGGGGATCACAGTTGTTACTTCCTCACAA CGTCCTGCTCTAATACCATTTCATTCCATGGAATTGCATCTGATTGATGGTGAGGGTAATTGGGAACTTCGTTCGATCAAGCAATGA
- the LOC114381434 gene encoding uncharacterized protein LOC114381434, whose product MDHSHKLPSFSCELRIIQAQNVESIKTTKNLFTRLYLPAGNNKRIQLNTKKVSSNTQCVPFWNESFNLDCSCPQEFLESLKKESLVLELRQNKIFRSHLVGKGEIPWKAILESPKMEFKEWVKMDLVSGISDCEDIMFKAPQVQVEIKIQVEKENNNNNRRKRLNNKWDECGCKHGHGQHAWCSADDYDIYALGAVLEAF is encoded by the coding sequence ATGGATCATTCACATAAACTTCCTTCCTTTAGTTGTGAACTTAGAATTATACAAGCCCAAAACGTTGAGTCCATAAAGACCACAAAAAACCTATTTACCAGGTTATATCTTCCAGCAGGAAACAACAAAAGAATTCAACTCAACACCAAAAAAGTTTCCTCCAATACCCAATGTGTTCCCTTTTGGAACGAGTCCTTCAACTTAGATTGTTCATGTCCCCAAGAATTCTTGGAAAGCCTTAAGAAGGAAAGCCTTGTGTTGGAGCTAAGGCAAAACAAGATTTTTAGGTCACATTTGGTGGGAAAGGGTGAGATTCCTTGGAAGGCAATTCTTGAATCACCAAAGATGGAATTCAAGGAATGGGTGAAGATGGATTTGGTGAGTGGAATTAGTGATTGTGAAGATATTATGTTCAAGGCACCACAAGTGCAAGTGGAGATTAAAATACAAGTGGAGAaggagaataataataataataggagAAAGAGGTTGAACAATAAGTGGGACGAGTGTGGATGCAAACATGGTCATGGTCAACATGCATGGTGCAGTGCTGATGATTATGATATATATGCTTTGGGGGCAGTTTTGGAGGCTTTTTGA